The genomic window ctccttccccattgCCCTCTCCTTTCCACAGCTGAACTACCTGGGCCCCCCCTTCAACGAGCCTGACTTCAACCCACCGCGGCTGGGGGCAGAGACTCTGCCCAGGGCCACGGTCAACCTGGAAGTGTGGCGAAGCCTCAATGACAAACTGCGGCTGACCCAGAACTACGAGGCCTACAGCCACCTCCTGTGTTACCTGCGGGGCCTCAACCGTCAGGCTGCCACGGCCGAGCTGCGCCGCAGCCTCGCCCACTTCTGCACCAGCCTCCAGGGTCTGCTGggcagcattgcaggtgtcaTGGCGGCCCTGGGCCAcccactgccccagcccctgcccgggaCTGAGCCCGCctgggcccctggccctgcccacagCGACTTCCTCCAGAAGATGGACGACTTCTGGCTGCTGAAGGAGCTGCAGACCTGGCTGTGGCGTTCAGCCAAGGACTTTAACCGGCTCAAGAAGAAGGTGCAGCCC from Oryctolagus cuniculus chromosome 1, mOryCun1.1, whole genome shotgun sequence includes these protein-coding regions:
- the CLCF1 gene encoding cardiotrophin-like cytokine factor 1 isoform X1, coding for MDLRAGDSWGMLACLCTVLWHLPAVPALNRTGDPGPGPSIQKTYDLTRYLEHQLRSLAGTYLNYLGPPFNEPDFNPPRLGAETLPRATVNLEVWRSLNDKLRLTQNYEAYSHLLCYLRGLNRQAATAELRRSLAHFCTSLQGLLGSIAGVMAALGHPLPQPLPGTEPAWAPGPAHSDFLQKMDDFWLLKELQTWLWRSAKDFNRLKKKVQPPAAAVTLHLEAHGF
- the CLCF1 gene encoding cardiotrophin-like cytokine factor 1 isoform X3; this translates as MLACLCTVLWHLPAVPALNRTGDPGPGPSIQKTYDLTRYLEHQLRSLAGTYLNYLGPPFNEPDFNPPRLGAETLPRATVNLEVWRSLNDKLRLTQNYEAYSHLLCYLRGLNRQAATAELRRSLAHFCTSLQGLLGSIAGVMAALGHPLPQPLPGTEPAWAPGPAHSDFLQKMDDFWLLKELQTWLWRSAKDFNRLKKKVQPPAAAVTLHLEAHGF